The Leptospira bouyouniensis genome contains the following window.
TCGTTCCTTTTTTATTCAATACATCGACTTGTCTTTGTATCTAATCCAAAGTCCAAACCAAGAATATCCTGCTGTGAAAAATTTGAATGATTTGTTTTTGGATTTGATCCTAGCCTTAAACCCTTGCGAAAATCCTGAACTCACTCGAGATATACTCATCGATTTCATCCATGGGAATGCACTTTCTGCATCGAATCATGTACGGAAAAGAGCAAGTGTTAGCACTAACCAATTTCTCCTAGGACAATTTCGAAAATCATTGAATCTATTATGCAGCCGTTTGTTTTATAACACTCGTTTGACCTAAACAGGGTTAGTTCCTTCTTTAGTGGATCTACTAGATTGGAATCATTCTGAAATAGACGATAATATCCTATCTATATTTAAAATGAGTTGCGTTTCGTATCTTTTAGATTTTCTATACAAATACTCGTTATCCTTTCTTATTACATGAATTTAGATCCAAGAACTGTTGTTTTTATCAATATTGTCGGATGTCTTTTGATGTCTGCTGGACTGTGGTTTGCGTCGGGTTATTATTTCAAAAAACTCAGGATGGTGAAGGCATGGTCCCTTGCGACATTATTGCAAGGTTTTGGATGGATTGTCATGGGAGCATTGCGCGGTCAAATCCCTGATTGGATTTCTATTAGCTTTGGTAATACATTTATTTTCTTATCCATTTTGTCTTACGATGTCATCATCGTGAATTTATTCGGGAAAAAATCAAATTGGAAAATCGGAGTTTTTTTTGCAGTCGTATTGTTTGTTACACTTGCATTCTACCAGGTTTCAACCTTCCCACAACAGTATCGAATATCGATTCTATCCTTATTTCCAAGCATACAATTCCTTCTCACAGCAAAAACGATCTTCGTTGAAAATCGCAAACAACGCCTAACAGGGAACTTTATATTCTATTTATTTCTCTTCAGTGGTTTATTCCTTTTTGGTCGATCCCTAGTTTATACATTTACGGATGTCGCAAGTACTCAAATTGCTTTTGGGAAAGGGCCAATCCAAGACATTACCTATTTATTTTTTTATGTGATTTCTGTGCTTTTGACATTCGGATTTTTATTAATGTGCATTGATATCTTTATCAAAGGCCAAATCCAAGATG
Protein-coding sequences here:
- a CDS encoding TetR/AcrR family transcriptional regulator is translated as MKEKITNHALRMLKKDGLKSFSMRKLAENLSIDPMTIYYYFKNKDHLMAELVEVVFRKFHEGLRLDEGIGKQEEKLKTALIEYRSFFIQYIDLSLYLIQSPNQEYPAVKNLNDLFLDLILALNPCENPELTRDILIDFIHGNALSASNHVRKRASVSTNQFLLGQFRKSLNLLCSRLFYNTRLT